A window of the Henckelia pumila isolate YLH828 chromosome 3, ASM3356847v2, whole genome shotgun sequence genome harbors these coding sequences:
- the LOC140891836 gene encoding membrane magnesium transporter — protein sequence MGGGFFVGVLGVLILSHAAYSTIQYRSVLKITEEQFSGPPIDVVIELIGGMVLCMWAALTVPGKFLSIHPHSDENRMVALPANLDFIIFNHRGKAYSLDMDLKLN from the exons ATGGGTGGTGGGTTCTTCGTCGGCGTTCTTGGAGTTCTGATCCTCTCACACGCGGCCTACTCCACTATCCAGT ATAGATCTGTGCTCAAAATCACTGAAGAGCAGTTTTCTGGGCCCCCAATCGAT GTAGTGATAGAGTTGATTGGAGGGATGGTCTTGTGTATGTGGGCTGCTTTAACCGTGCCTGGGAAGTTCTTATCGATACACCCTCATTCAGATGAAAATAG GATGGTAGCTCTTCCAGCCAATCTTgatttcattatttttaatcatcGGGGAAAAGCTTATTCTTTGGACATGGACTTGAAGCTTAACTGA